TCAATACACAGAATATTTCGAAATGTTAATGATTTATCAGATCTGTTCACTCGTTGGCTAACTACATTTATGTTTTACATCTTTGATTTAGAACTTAACCCCATTTCCCACAATTCagttttgttatatttaatCCTCAGTTTCAGAATTCAAATTGGCTcggatgaagaaacttatgcACAAAGAAGCACTTGACATAATCCAGTACCTTTGGGAACAAGTTGTATTGTTGGATGATGCAACAATTTCTCGTCAGATTGGAGAACCCTTGCCATTGATATTCACTGCTGCAGAAAGAGGGAATCTTGACTTTCTAACAATACTCATTCGCTTGTATCCTGAGCTGATCTTCAAAGTTGAGCACAATATGTATAGCATATTTCATATTTCTATCTTGAATCGTCATGAGGACATCTTCAAGATTATATACCAGATTGGTTCTATCAAGAATTTGATAACAacatacaaagataaagaaggaAATAATATGTTGCATTTGGCTGCAAAAGTACTGGAATCACCAAGTCGACTTAATGCTATACCAGGAGCAGCTTTACAACTGCAACGCGAATTGCTGTGGTTTGAGGTGACTATTCTCACTCTTTCCATCAACAAAATACATTTGATTGTAGGTCATATGCGTTAAGCCAACCTAATTCGTCCATCGAATGTGGATCACGTTATGATTGGCGGATAAGATGTTCATATGCACATGCGATATTCTCCTTCTATATATGAATCTCACAGTCTATCTACATGATCATGATTTCTAGGAAGTGAAAAAAGTCGTTCAACCACGGcacattgaagaaaaaaatattcatgggAAAACTCCAGGAGCTTTATTTATAGAACAGCACAGGGACTTGATGAAAGAAGGGGAGCAATGGATGAGAGATACTGCTGATTCATGCATGCTTGTAGCAACACTTATTGCCACTGTGGTTTTTGCAGCAGCTTTTACCGTACCAGGAGGTAATTTACAAGATATAGGGACTCCTGTTTTCCTTAAGAAAATTGCATTCAAATTCTTTGCCATATCAGATGCAATATCGCTAGTAACCTCTGCCTCATCCTTATTAACCTTCTTGTCAATTCGTACTTCTCGGTACGCCGAGCAAAATTTCCTTTGGTCATTGCCTAACAGGTTGATTATCGGACTCACAACACTTTTCATATCAATTGGGGCAATGATGGTAGCCTTTATGGCAACATTTTTCCTTGTTTTCGGCAATAAATTACTACCATATTCTATCCCTATTGCTGTCGTTGCTTCTTTGCCAGTCATTTTCTTCATATGGCAGCATTTCCGTTTATTCGTTGACATGATTCATTCAACCTATACGTCTCGGTCACTTTTCAAGCCAAATAAATCTCCTCTCTTTTCCAAGAAACTCAAGACAAAGGTTGCTTAACATCCATGTATTATAATTCTACAGAATGCTTTCACATCTGTAAGAAAATGCTTGCGTTCATGTTATAAAAGTCATCCTGTTGTCTGGTGCTAAGACTGGAAGGCATGTAAGCGAGGCTTGATTCGAATGAATCGCTATAAATGTACTTGATTTGAAGCTACTTGTACTTGGTGCTTTGCCAAACATAGAAAGGCATTGCCTTTTCCATTGTTTAACCTGTAATATCCTTGATGCTATCAATGAACCTGCCCTGAAAAAGTAGAACTTCTGCTGCTAGTGCAGGTATTCGGCCATTCCTTCTATTTTTactgttttcttctttcatttttcaattaatcatGTTTAAGCCTAAAGCTCCGCGTGTTAagtaatttcattttcttggtgataaattacaataatttttttaaaacccgaTCCGGAATCAACCTCAAAAGAAGGCCTAGATCTAGAGTTAGGAAAGTAAATCCAagttaatctaaattaaaaaaaaaaaatcaaagtgtcattgttttgaccaaaagcaattaaaaaaaagtcaatggaTTCTTAACTCGTGTTTTGTCACGGGTCGACCAGGTCGCaaggttaacccaagttttttattgtgttaGGTCAGATCaatccttctcttctttttttttaactcgaaCTGATCAAAGCATCAAGTTGGTCGGATCCCATCTATTATCTTTCAAATACATAATAAGATAAATTGTTCAGTTTAGTTCAAAGCATGCTAAACACAAGACAAGATAATTGTTTGTTTAGTCATGTCATATCCACTCTAGTCCAATTAATAATGTCCAACATACTAAACACTACCTAATAGAACCTGACCTATAAAATGCGCTTGTAAAATTTCAACTAGattcaattattgaattaaaaattatatatgttttttttaacaagctcATTTGACTCatcctaatttgtttttaagtccaaaccctatagaaaaaaaaagtgaagaaatcaTGAAGCTCAGCTTTCAACAAATAcataattgaaagataaaattaaaaaagaaaattcatgtaaaaaaaGAGCTAAAAAAACCGATGTCAAACCAGATTAACCTTTCAAATTTATGACCTGGATCATGATACGAGGACCACCCCatccaaaaaattatgaagcccaACTTATAACAAATCCaatgtttaaggatgaaattgaattttttttaaaaaaacacaaaataaaaaattacaattaaaaaaataaagatcaaattgatataaaaataaaaatgataggaCACCTTGTAATTTTGGTAGACCAACTCGAATCCGAGgatatgagaaagaaaaaaggaaaaagaagaaagaaaaggttgcTAAAGCCTCTCTCTCGACACACACCACACCATTGGCAAGAGCTCGCTACGTTGCTTTAAATAGAACCGTGGACGACAATGTTCCAACGCCTGAAGAAGATGCACACGTTGCTAGAGCATGGAGGCTTCACCCCGCACGTTA
The Populus nigra chromosome 3, ddPopNigr1.1, whole genome shotgun sequence genome window above contains:
- the LOC133688645 gene encoding ankyrin repeat-containing protein ITN1-like isoform X1; translated protein: MAAAEITDGININAAIDSVQNGRHHHDIELVVVPQQLPPTGDGVERRRNLQLYQAALSGDWDTAEGIYKLFPGEVNARITKRGETALHIAAAAEHTHFVKQLVGMMSIEALTYKSSAGNTAFCFAAISGVEALAKVMMDKKRDLAMTRGRGNLLPIYMATLLGHRGMVSYLYDETKDQLTDDDRIKLLVALINSDIYDVAWKMLKEHRGLAYARDEHQLTALHAFSQKSCMPSNVVDQSPPGFWNKCLNPFSEFKLARMKKLMHKEALDIIQYLWEQVVLLDDATISRQIGEPLPLIFTAAERGNLDFLTILIRLYPELIFKVEHNMYSIFHISILNRHEDIFKIIYQIGSIKNLITTYKDKEGNNMLHLAAKVLESPSRLNAIPGAALQLQRELLWFEEVKKVVQPRHIEEKNIHGKTPGALFIEQHRDLMKEGEQWMRDTADSCMLVATLIATVVFAAAFTVPGGNLQDIGTPVFLKKIAFKFFAISDAISLVTSASSLLTFLSIRTSRYAEQNFLWSLPNRLIIGLTTLFISIGAMMVAFMATFFLVFGNKLLPYSIPIAVVASLPVIFFIWQHFRLFVDMIHSTYTSRSLFKPNKSPLFSKKLKTKVA
- the LOC133688645 gene encoding ankyrin repeat-containing protein ITN1-like isoform X2; this encodes MAAAEITDGININAAIDSVQNGRHHHDIELVVVPQQLPPTGDGVERRRNLQLYQAALSGDWDTAEGIYKLFPGEVNARITKRGETALHIAAAAEHTHFVKQLVGMMSIEALTYKSSAGNTAFCFAAISGVEALAKVMMDKKRDLAMTRGRGNLLPIYMATLLGHRGMVSYLYDETKDQLTDDDRIKLLVALINSDIYVSEFKLARMKKLMHKEALDIIQYLWEQVVLLDDATISRQIGEPLPLIFTAAERGNLDFLTILIRLYPELIFKVEHNMYSIFHISILNRHEDIFKIIYQIGSIKNLITTYKDKEGNNMLHLAAKVLESPSRLNAIPGAALQLQRELLWFEEVKKVVQPRHIEEKNIHGKTPGALFIEQHRDLMKEGEQWMRDTADSCMLVATLIATVVFAAAFTVPGGNLQDIGTPVFLKKIAFKFFAISDAISLVTSASSLLTFLSIRTSRYAEQNFLWSLPNRLIIGLTTLFISIGAMMVAFMATFFLVFGNKLLPYSIPIAVVASLPVIFFIWQHFRLFVDMIHSTYTSRSLFKPNKSPLFSKKLKTKVA